The Mastacembelus armatus chromosome 13, fMasArm1.2, whole genome shotgun sequence DNA segment CCCTGGGGCGCCCACTCAGTTCAGCATAGACAGAGTTACAGCTAAGAGCCACAGCTTTCcttggaattatttttgactaagatatgtcctttaattcacacataaaataaactgaacaacatttccaaaattaggaacatcctgtctcaaaatgatgcagaaaaactagtccatgcatttgttgcctcaaggctagattactgtaactcattactatctggatgtcccagtaactccattaaaagcctccagttaatccagaatgccgcagccagagtcctgacaggaactagcaagagagatcatatttctcctatattggcttctcttcactggctccctgtaaaatacagaatagaatttaaaatccttcttctcacatacaaatcccttcatgatcaagctccttcataccttaaagacctcatagtaccatattatcccaatagaccacttcgctctcagagtgcaggtctacttgtggttcccagagtttccaaaaacagactgggaggcagagcctttagctatcaagctcctctcctgtggaaccagctcccagcctgggttcaggaggcagatactctctgtacttttaaggctagacttaaaaccttcctctttgacaaagcatatagttagggctggttcaggTGCTAGAGGCTTAGACTGCTGGGGGACTTCCCATCATGGAGCTCCTATCCTCTctccatgtgtttatgtgtcactAAACTGGCATCCTGTTGCTCAGCTGGTTGTTagttttcataaaataaaaataattaacattaatgtTATATTATCACACATAAACAAAGCCACGTCCTATTCTCCTTACAGAAACTAACCAACAAATACAGGGGCCGACTGAACGAGACGACTTCTGCTCACCCGGTTCATTTTGATGATGATGCAGGGTTTTCCCTCAGCATATCCAAAGGTGGTGTCAGGCAGACCAGAGCACTGACGCAGGATACTGCGTTTAAACTGACAGACTTTCTTCATCGGCTCGTCATCCTGTTCTGTGTATTCGCCTACCAGACACAAATCGTTGCGCTCCTGAATACTGTCGTTATAAtctaaaaaacaacagaaaatcaaTTAGTGATTATTAATTCCATATATGAGGAGAAACCGCTGTATCTCCATGCAAAAagagacttttattgtgaaagtaaaaattatttcctgttttgaattaaaaacactctgtgatatataaaataataccaGTAGAAAAATGAACATTAGCCTTTGGAGCAGAGATAATACTGTTAATGTAGATGAAGAACTGAAAATAGATGCTTAGTGTCGAATGATTGTTCATCTGATCCCAACAAGTTTTCTATGAAAATATTCTGTTCAACAGAATCACAAACCTGAGGTAGGCCTTTAAaaagtgcagcacagtgaggaCACTTGTCCATTTCATTACCTATGTGCTTTAGTACATTTAATGCAGCTGCTGTTGTGCTGTGGAATGAGCTAATTCATGATGCTGCcatatgttttttatgttttttcttcagaaacaAGAATTAGTTTAGAAATATTagttttttatttccaaaaaatgGGTTTCCACAGGCGTTTGGAGTAAAGTACGACGGTCTGTGTACTCACGCTGCAGGAGGTCATGCAACTGTTGGATATACTGGTTGTAATTTGTCGGGTTGCTGCGGTTGAAGGAGATTTCAGCTGCATGAGGACGAATGACCAAACCTACAACAGAACACATCATCACTAAGACCAGGAAACAGAGGAATTCAGAGACAACAGATGTGATCCTATAGACTTACACACATCTGTCCAGCAGATGTCACTGACTTCATTGAATAAGCTTAGACAAATATTTGGGACaatttaattgattaattgattgaaATCTAAACATAAATATCAGGagtgagaaaaaaatcatatagaTCATATTCCTGGGGTGAAAATCGTCTGTATGGATCTGAAGTGATGAGGACGTGTAGTTAAACTCGCCTGGATTGGCCACTCGGTCCTGATGTTTGGGGACATTTTCATCCAGAGTCTGTAACATCACCCACATGGTGAGAGAAAACATTGCTGCCAAAAAGCCGTAAAAGATGAGGTAGAAGAGGATGATGAGACCTGAAAGAGACAATTCAAACGTTTCTTTAAAATacagcagaggaaacaaacaTCAATTTTTAAACTTTGCCTCAGAAACTGAATAATTCAATCTGAGACTGGCCCCCAACCCACATCAGGCCCTTTATTTCTTTCAAAGATCTGGTTCCTCCATCAGGTCTCTTTCCTCTGAGTGAGGACTGGAAAGGCTCAGCTGTCAGATGAAACATCATCGATCACTACAAACATCAATACAGCAGCTAAACTTCACTAAGGCACATGACTGCAGTGAGCTGTCTGATGTCGACACTGAATAAACACAagagaggctgcagctgctgaacaaTAACTAACATCAGCTTTTTAACACGTTTCCTGTCAGCctgacattttcagaaacattCGCTTTTTTCTACATGTGGAGCTGAGCCTGAGGAAACTCTGCAGACCGGACTGGACACTTCAGGGCCCTGCTGTTAGTGACGGAGCGGCGGAGAGAGGTTCATGTGAACTGAGACCCTCACAGCTAAATATAAACACGTCCATATCTGTACATGCTGCAGCAGGGGGTTATGGGTAGTTAAAATCTGCTgaacgtgtgcgtgtgtgtgtgtgtgtgcccaagTGTCCATTACATTTCTCAGTTCATGCCAAAGCACTTTTTAAGAGTGACACACAGGTCTTGTCTTCCTGTAGTggtgaggacactcattgacataatgccACCCTAACTCTAACCCCTAACCTGGTTCTAAGCTGAACCAtaaaaccaggtctgaaccCCCAAACAGCCCTTTGAGGGTGTGAGGTCTGGACATGTCCTCACAAAGCACAAATGTCCTCAGAGAGttggaaataaaatgtatcCACACAACCATCAAACATCAACATCAAACAAACTGCTATGACTTCAAGCTGTTATTTACCAAACTACACCGGCCACATATCACATGACCAAGCGTGAACTACTGATCAGTCACATGATGAAACGTGAAGTTCGCTCAAACGTTTCCAACGTGTGCAGCCACTTCCCCGCCCACACTTTCGATTCATTATCTGAAAACatcatcagtgaaaaaaatgaagaacttTGCTGTGATTGATGGCTCCTCACCCGTCCAACAGGCAGCACCATCACCTATCCAACAGGTAGCACCATCACCTATCCAACAGGTAGCACCATCACCTATCCAACAGGTAGCACCATCACCTATCCAACAGGTAGCACCATCACCTATCCAACAGGTAGCACCATCACCTATCCAACAGGTAGCACCATCACCTATCCACAGCCACCTCCGTTCACTTGTAAGTCACATGACCCCGCTTCGCATGCACACCTGCCTGATGTTCCCTCATGTAATGAACCCTGATCCAGATGTGATTAGCAGACTGGTCATCCAGACAGCTCTCAGGTgattctcctcttcctccacctagATCTCGGTGCCTGTCTCTGAAGCAGAGATCCATCATCTCAATCTCTCAGTCTCTACCCAGACTCCAGGACCACAGCTGAGGACAGGAACAGGAATCCATTGATCCACAGCTTTATCCTCAGGATCGACTCAGATCTCATCTCCATCTGACCCTGACTGGTGAAACATACAGGAGATACCTGAACTCCTTCACTAGGGCCACTGAACTGTAAACTCCCCCAGTACTCACTGGATGTCCCAGTCTGATGAAGCCGACCGGATCGGACCATgtgcaaagagcagagatgcAAACCTCATTGCTACTGTACCCCACAACCCTGCCATCATAGAAACCACAAACTGAACCTGAGACAGGAACAACCAGAGTTAAAGGGTTTCTTAAACTTTCCAGGTCAGTGGTTCTCATCCCTGCTGAACAGTCCAGTCTAAACCCTGCCAGCCCATGAGGCTGGCCCAAAGTTCCTGTCTCCCCCAGACACCTGGACTCACCAGTCTCAAAGGACTAGTGGGTTCTCATGTGTCCCCCGTGACCTTCTGACCATAACTCTGAGCAGCTGCATCCACAGCTGAGATATATTGAATGTATTGGGGCTAAAATATGAAGCTGTGGAAAATTCATTACATcagtgaagaaaacactgattcatCAGTGAATCAGGATGTTGGCGTGAAGTCCGGATCATTTAAcaatcatttattcattttgatcAGCAGCGATTTAATAAAGCACTGTCTCATCATcaaacacgcaaacacacacgcacacacatctgCTGATACTGTCTCTTCTAGGTTCAGCGCGGTTCTGCGGAAGTCTGAGCCGACCTGGTCAGACCGGTTCTGAATGTGAGTCCGGCTCTGAAGCGTCCCCGAGTCTCTCCCAGGGGCCAAATACACGGGAGATTGTGATGTAACGTTATTGGAATGTACTCCgatgtatatatgtacatatacacagacaGAGACTCCCCGCCTGTCTGCAGGCCGCCCCGTCTTACCCCAGCTGCTGGCGGTTCGGCCCAGGAACTCTCCGGTCCGGGGGTTGTAGATAAAATCCTTCCAGGattcctttttctcctctttcttttcactCATCAGCTTCTCTGGTTTCTCCTGCTTCGtctcttcatttttattctccTTCTCATCCGCCTTCTCCTCCTGGTTCACCTCCTGGTGCTGGTTCTGGTCCCGCGGACTGGATGACATGTTTGCGCAGCGGGTTGTGCACAGATTCGGGCTAATCAACACCAAGAGCCGGGTTAAACCAATCCGTCAGATCGCTGCGCGCAGCTGAGCGGTCTGTGACTGCACGCGCGCACAtacacgcgcgcgcacacacacacatgcctacACATACCGACTGCTGCAGAACGAAACGCATGCGCAGTTCAGATCCCTGGGGGTGAGGGGCTGGAGGTCTGTCATGATGCAGCCTGCTGGATTTGAATTAATGCAGTTTAATTCAACAACATGTCAGAGCACGAAGCGTCATCACCATCAGCGTCTGAACATGTGTAGGATCCAGTAGAGGGCCCACAGTCTGAGTTCTGCATGCCGCGATTTGCACTACATGGGATTAGATGACGCcttaaacactgaaacaaaaagcaTCATGAGGAGACAGGAAAGGAACAAACAGCTGCTCTGAAATAATTTGTTGTTAGACTGAAAGTGAACATGACTTCAGTGACACATCATTGGATGAGGAGAGGTTGATGTTTTGctgatgtcacacacacaaaaggagaTAAGAAAGCAcgtgagaaggaggagaggaaagaaggagacaggaaaggaaacaacaaataaGGACAGAAATGTGGTTGGAGCAGTGAATGTGCAAATGAAAGGATGAGCTGCAGGTAGAAGGCAGAGCAGGCTCGTTTGACCAGGGAGGAGACCTGCTAACCCAGACTCAGTATGAGCTGAGGACCTGGACTGAGCAGGAACAACACTTGTTTCTTCCTCAGGTGAAAGTCACGCTGCTCTGGGTGAGATTCACCTTCTGATGGTGAACACCCAGGACAGCAGTGGACTGTGATGaattcacaaaataaaagctctgaTCAGTTCATGGTTACCAgctcttttattttatcatgttgTGGACACTTCCTGCCTCCAATGGCCAAATTTCCTCCTACAGCTTTAAGATAAAGTAAATCTGTCAGAGCATCAGTGCACTGTCGCATCACATGATGTGCTTGTCATAAAACATCATGTGACATCATGCCCTttaatttcatcatcatcaccgtGTAGGAGATGGAGGAAGGGAGCAGGTAAAAagcagctgcatgtgtgtttacagcacaaacagaaagaacatgGCTGCTTGTTTCCGGTAGCAAATTAGAaattacagcaaaacaaagaaaacacatttgtgacGTTTTATCCCTCCACCCACTTCAGCAGCAGGGGGAGGAGTCAGCAGGGTGAGGATGCTGCCAGGTTGCCGTGGTTTCAGCCTCTCGTTTCTTGTGGCGACTGTCGTCGgggatgggtgtgtgtgtggctgaagggtgtgggtgtgagtgtgagtgtgtgtatgtgtgagtgtgtgtgagctgtgatTCTTACAGCTGTGAACATACATGACGGGAGGACGGAAGGAAGCAAGACAGGAAGAAggacaggaggagaggaagtgaGGGAGGACAGGAGGAAGGAGGTGTTGAATAGTGGTTGTGGATTTATGTCGCTGCAGACAAGAATCAACACGAAATATCGTTACCTCTGAGCTGCAGAATCTGGGAGGACGGCAGGAGCCTTCAGCACTACAGGGAAGGATACACTGAAGGAGGGAAGGAGCCACTGAAGAAGGGAAGTAACCACTAAGGGAGAGGTgaaggagggatggagggagttTGAGTCCTTGCAGGTCCTCTGGTAAGCCTCTTCTGAACTCCTTCCTTCAGCTTCAGtttgtcatgtttcatgtctgtcGTGTTTCATGTGCTCAACATTTGTTTCTGCTGGTCATGCGGTGTTCAgacctttctctctgtctcttggtgAAAAATGTTGATGTGTCTGTGGTGGAGTCGCCACTGTCCTCGCTGACAGTGTCAATAAAGTCTATTCAAATGGGATCCAGCTCCTTCACACCCTGTTTTGTGCGTCATCGTGGGAACAAAGTCACAGATTAGAGATTTACGCTTCATTTAAAGCcaggctcttattttgaaagagtTGTTTCAGCTCTGAATAAACAAAGGTGAACAGAGGTGATCACATCTGAAATTCTCCAGTCcagaaggtcaaaggtcatagAGGAAGTGGCTCTGTATCAATCCTTCCAACATGGCCACACATTCAACCTGATCAATATTATTGATTGAGCACAAACACTAAactgtttttaagtttctgtGGTTGTGGACTTCTCTCAGGGGTCAGAGGTTACAGATGATAAAATGGTGTGACACCACACTGAATAACGGTAATGTTAATGTATTGTTGTCACTGCAGTAATGAAATGGGGCTTGACAGGTGGTGCAGGGATAGAACTGAGATCTGTTTCAGCCTCAAAGCTCATGACCACAGTTAAACTTATTCAGTTTTAAAGAGATGAGAGATGAATATGGGAAAGGGGGAAGGGTCGACATATAACTATGGTCCTGAACTGTGGATGTTGTGATATCGTTCGGCTACCAGGGCACTACCCCTCTCCTCGTTTTtgctgtagatttaaaatgGCTGGGCTAGAAGATGTAGATTTGTGGAGTTCAGGGTGAGATGTGGATGAATATGTGATGTACTGCTGTGAAGGGACAAATTCAAGATCTGGGCTTTTAATTCCTCAATGAAGCTCGAAGTGAAGCTTCTCCATCTGTTTACGCTGAGCTGGAGAAACGATGGCGGGAAGATAAGCACATCCAATAAACAGCAGACTGATTCAGATCCATGAAAGCAGAGTTTTGCCCTTCAGGTGGCGGAGCGAGGGGGGTATCACCGGACTAGTACCTCTGTTTGGTGCTGGAGCAGGGGGCGGTTGGGGCTTGGACTCAGGGGctgtgtggagctgctgctggggtcAATGATGAGGACAGGAGTAATGttacctcctctcctccccctcacccGGTACAGGAAGCATTACATCATGCTCCTCTGAGAGATGCTGCTGTTGCTAGGTTACCACCGACTGACTCCCTGATCCATTTTTAGAcggaaaaagagaaagagacatggGGGAGGGGAATGATGGAGAGACACTGtgaaacagcagagagagagattatATCACACTGTGGGAACGGCTGAAGGATGTAAGAAAACAGGAACCAGACAAAttaaggaggagaagaagaagaatccATTTACTCGGCTCAAATGGTTCTCAAATCAAATCAGCAACAGATTAGAGACCAGTATGATCTCAGCCCAAAGCTATCTGATCTGACAGTGTTCTGCACTGGTTTCAGTAAAATAGATGCAGCTGAATTTAAGCAGGGGAACATGTATCATCCTGTTCTCATCAGTTTGCTGTGTCGACCTCAGGGTAAACAGCACAGAGCTGACAACTGAACCAGATCCAACTTCCACACTGTGTAGTTCAGTGGAATTCAAAGGAACAGGGCTGAGTTTTTCCATTCTGAAGGAAAATCTGCTGATTTCTGACATTTAACACAGGAAATTCAGTTGCTGAGacatataatgaaaatattaatatgtaCCTAAGGCTGATCTGGTGTGTTTGCAAACAGCTTCCCATTAAAGCGGAGTCAATGATGTAGTGTCAAAGGgctgaataataaaataataatcataacaaacagttggtattttccttCTGACTTTGTCTAATCacctgttttaaataaaatgagccCTAAGAATGATTTCACAGGCTGACACGATGTTGAGGTGGGGGTTTCTATAACGTGTTGTTACTATGACAAGTGAAATAGATTAACTACCATTATGAGAACCATGATCAGAACAGGCTGGACACAGAAGGAAACTGACCTCCAGTCTGTTGTGATTCAACATCCCACAGTCCATCCATATCTCACACACTCAGCAGCAGGTTTCACTGTAGCATCAATCAGACCTGATGTTTGTGAGTCCAGATGTTTGGCTCCTGATGTTTTCAGACGTGCTGAATCTAACAATCAAATCACCAATAGCTTCTCTTTCACATAGGAAACAGCAACAGGGAGAGTTTCCTGTGAGCTGTAAGCAAACCTGAACACTGTACTGAAGGTTGGTCACATATCATGAAAGattcatgatgaaaacaaaccaacactGGTCTCTGGTTGGACAAGCAAACTCTGTCAGATGTACACCCTTCATGAGACCAGCCACCCTCACCCATCAAGTTTGCAGCCTGTTTGAACTGAGATCTGGTCCTTTCTGAGCCTCTCAGGTCTTTGAGGAGTCATGACGTCTCAGGAGGATGCATCGTCCTTCAGGAGGTTTTTCCAGTATGTGGAGGACAGCGGACTTCGAACTTATGATGGTCTGGTGATCCAAAACGCCTCTGACATCGCTAGAGAGAGCGACCGCATTCGTAACCAGACCAACTGGGCCTACATGCAGGAAAAACACCAAAAGAAAAGACGACAGGAAGAAGCCATCAAAAGGTAGAAAATCCAAAAATAGATCATGTGGATTTTACTTCTGTCAAAATGTTTCCTCTAAACTCAGAGAGATAATGTGCAAATGTGAGCTGAGCTAAAATGTGCCagtcaaaaactttttttgaaATGCAGGGCCATTGACATGAATCCAGTGTGTTATACATGTGCACAAAAGCTGAAAGTGGCATATGACCAAAATAACATAAcagtatagaaaataaaaaattgtgTGTACACATGTATAATTCAGTCACTCTGATTTCCAATATTGTGTCCTGAAAAGAGGTCCACCCTCTGCTGTTCttctggaggtttcttccacTTTTGTCTGTGATTTTATGTGTAGATTGTTGTAATCTGTCTTTCTATTGGTTCACCCAGGATTGGTGAAGATGTTGCAGTGGCAGCAGATGGGGCATACTCGGGCAAACATTTCAGGATGGGTTTCATGACGATGCCGGCACCACAGGACCGACTGCCGCCCCCTAGCCAGGGCTTCACTGTCCGATCCCAGTCCCTTCATTCAGTGGGCGGAGGGGACGATGACTCAAACCACAACCGAAAACAACCCCCACCCAAACCCAAGAGAGACCCCAACACGAAactgagcagcagctctgagacAGTGAACGGGGGGTCTGGAGCCACCAAGAGAGACCACCAAGAGACCAAAGAGACAGTGGAGCAGGCAGAGGGtgagaacattttatttaagacatgaaaaaaatctaaattgatGCCAAATCACAGATGTTTCACATTCTGTGGTGGAGGTGATTGAGAAATGTCTCTGTTGGATCAGTATGTAGCAAGAATTTAAAGAGGAAATTAtgtcattcagtgtttttaagtctgtttctctctgcagctcgATGCCACCTCTATCCCGAGGACTACAAGAAGATGCCTCCACCTAAACCGAAGAGGAACCCAAACACTCAGCTCAGCACTTCCTTTGATGAGTCCTACATTCgtaaccatggcaacaaaaCTTCTTCCTTGCGATTGGACAAATCTTCATCCCAGAGTCAGAGCCCAGCGTCCAGAGACACAGATGACGAGGAGCCAGTCTATATTGAGATGGTGGGAAATATCCTGCGAGAACTGAAAAGTCAGGAAGCAGTGGAGGATGAGCAGAGCGAGTCAGTGTACGAGGAGATGAAGTACCCGATGTTGGAGGACTTCCTGCAGGACGGTCACTCCACCATCATGGATTCTGAAACCTGGTCATCCCGCGGATCTCTCTGTGACATCCCTCCACCTTTCCCCAACCTCCTGACTCACCGCCCACCATTGCTTGTCTTCCCCCCTGCTCCAGCTCAGTGCTCCCCCAACTCTGATGAGTCCCCTCTCACTCCCTTGGATGTCACACGGTTGCCCATGTTAGATAATGTCTCCTACAGCAAGTCAGGTGGTGTTGAACACCCACAAAGCTCCACGCACCACCGCAAAGAACGGGATCGGGACCGAGACCGGGACAGGGATCTGCCCTCCACCCACACCATCACATCCTCTGGCCGCTCGTCAGCGCCACCTCTCCCTTCCAACCTCTGCAAGTCATCTGGCTCTGCCCACAGTGGTCATGGTTATCCCCGCAGCCAATCAGCATGTCCATCTCCCGTCAGCATGGGTCGCTGTCTGACTCCTCTGAGCCTGAAGAGGCCACCCCCATATGATGCTCTGATGGCCGGAGGAAGTATGCCTCGTTCTTCATCTTCATCGTCATCATCCTCACATAGAGCTGGAGAGGGCGGGGCTAAACTCAGTAACTCCTCCTCCACGCATGGCTCCATGCAGAACGTCTCAATGAGGTCACAGACTCCAACGAGCCCATTGGATGAACTCAACAACCTGTTTACCTCAGGTAGACAGGCGATGAAGAAAGGCTCAGGAGGCAGGAAGAGCCGGGAGGGCGAAGGTACAGCAAAACTACATCAGTACTGCATCAGTAACGTTCAAGTACTAGATCAATATTGCATTAGTTGTACATCAAAACTACATCAGTACTGCATCAATACCATTCAAGTACTACATCAGGTTAGGGTCCtcaacagtcagtcagacaggcaAACAGACTGCATCAGTACTACATCACAATGAAATAAGTACTACACCTATACTACGTTACAACCACAGTACATCAAAACTATATCACTGCTGGATTAGTACTACATCAGTACTGCATTAGTACTACATCAAGACTGTAACTGTCCATCATTTTTACACCATGTAGACAGTTGAGAAAAAGAGGTGAGGGAGGAAAGAGGGACTACATCAGTATGACATCACTACTACACCAAAACTACACCTGCACTGACCAGTAGTTCATCAGGACTACACTAGTACTATGCCAAAACTACTTCAGTACTACTGTACAACAGTTTTGTGTAAGTACTACATCTTTAGGCAGATAAGAGACGCTCAGG contains these protein-coding regions:
- the LOC113125661 gene encoding sodium/potassium-transporting ATPase subunit beta-3-like; the protein is MSSSPRDQNQHQEVNQEEKADEKENKNEETKQEKPEKLMSEKKEEKKESWKDFIYNPRTGEFLGRTASSWGLIILFYLIFYGFLAAMFSLTMWVMLQTLDENVPKHQDRVANPGLVIRPHAAEISFNRSNPTNYNQYIQQLHDLLQHYNDSIQERNDLCLVGEYTEQDDEPMKKVCQFKRSILRQCSGLPDTTFGYAEGKPCIIIKMNRVIGLKPRGDPYINCTAKRDSPLQMQYFPSEGRLDKMFFPYYGKKAHPDYVQPLVAVKLLLSKEDYNIEQMVECKVEGSDLRNNDERDKYQGRVIFRVKVSE
- the nyap2a gene encoding neuronal tyrosine-phosphorylated phosphoinositide-3-kinase adapter 2 isoform X2 — its product is MTSQEDASSFRRFFQYVEDSGLRTYDGLVIQNASDIARESDRIRNQTNWAYMQEKHQKKRRQEEAIKRIGEDVAVAADGAYSGKHFRMGFMTMPAPQDRLPPPSQGFTVRSQSLHSVGGGDDDSNHNRKQPPPKPKRDPNTKLSSSSETVNGGSGATKRDHQETKETVEQAEARCHLYPEDYKKMPPPKPKRNPNTQLSTSFDESYIRNHGNKTSSLRLDKSSSQSQSPASRDTDDEEPVYIEMVGNILRELKSQEAVEDEQSESVYEEMKYPMLEDFLQDGHSTIMDSETWSSRGSLCDIPPPFPNLLTHRPPLLVFPPAPAQCSPNSDESPLTPLDVTRLPMLDNVSYSKSGGVEHPQSSTHHRKERDRDRDRDRDLPSTHTITSSGRSSAPPLPSNLCKSSGSAHSGHGYPRSQSACPSPVSMGRCLTPLSLKRPPPYDALMAGGSMPRSSSSSSSSSHRAGEGGAKLSNSSSTHGSMQNVSMRSQTPTSPLDELNNLFTSGRQAMKKGSGGRKSREGEGDCRSLPRHDSKDRDGQSSPVSSRMGRSSVSPTMMLSGGAGTDSKSVCKLGRSASTSGVPSPGGTPQRHLHELHHPALSQMPWLCGDTTMMEMIEKKRVLCREIKARQRPEKNLCKQDSMPILPSWKRKQPPPYSALPSGAGQATTVFWDTAI
- the nyap2a gene encoding neuronal tyrosine-phosphorylated phosphoinositide-3-kinase adapter 2 isoform X1, producing MTSQEDASSFRRFFQYVEDSGLRTYDGLVIQNASDIARESDRIRNQTNWAYMQEKHQKKRRQEEAIKRIGEDVAVAADGAYSGKHFRMGFMTMPAPQDRLPPPSQGFTVRSQSLHSVGGGDDDSNHNRKQPPPKPKRDPNTKLSSSSETVNGGSGATKRDHQETKETVEQAEARCHLYPEDYKKMPPPKPKRNPNTQLSTSFDESYIRNHGNKTSSLRLDKSSSQSQSPASRDTDDEEPVYIEMVGNILRELKSQEAVEDEQSESVYEEMKYPMLEDFLQDGHSTIMDSETWSSRGSLCDIPPPFPNLLTHRPPLLVFPPAPAQCSPNSDESPLTPLDVTRLPMLDNVSYSKSGGVEHPQSSTHHRKERDRDRDRDRDLPSTHTITSSGRSSAPPLPSNLCKSSGSAHSGHGYPRSQSACPSPVSMGRCLTPLSLKRPPPYDALMAGGSMPRSSSSSSSSSHRAGEGGAKLSNSSSTHGSMQNVSMRSQTPTSPLDELNNLFTSGRQAMKKGSGGRKSREGEGDCRSLPRHDSKDRDGQSSPVSSRMGRSSVSPTMMLSGGAGTDSKSVCKLGRSASTSGVPSPGGTPQRHLHELHHPALSQDSTSLNNRS